One segment of Castanea sativa cultivar Marrone di Chiusa Pesio chromosome 3, ASM4071231v1 DNA contains the following:
- the LOC142626898 gene encoding cation/calcium exchanger 5: MAFSLPQSLKTTALSLSLLSTLLFFLLKSQPHTPSFPTIPTRSLLTKPTTSSPSPPPCSKSHSNTFLNYSCLFTQNPFLSIPSLSLLILLFFYILIKTAQDHFSIVTTKLTNQLNLSPTIGAVTLLALGNGAPDVFASVAAVRGGQYRTGFGAILSAGTFVSAFVVGFVAIYAAPFSLNPVTFVRDVLFYLVAALFLFYVYLSAEIFLWQAVGFVGFYVFFVGIVFWMDFGLGGGRRKVGAEVGLVGEGEVEKGLVEEDCEIGEVSKNLEEVKPRFGFCRALGMISKVWELPVMFLLKLTIPQTTPSEWSRFYASANIVLCPLALLYACNSFMPFDHPIVFLLPQTHFPLWFILLFASSSLAVLHFIIEKEPPKTEQIPVLLIAFVMSVFWISTIAGELLNCLEALGSLLELPPALLGLTVLAWGNSVGDLVADVAVAKAGQPAMAMAGCFAGPMFNMLVGLGTALVIQTADVYPNAYELHFHLGIVTAFVFLLLSLMGSLLVIIWYRFRVPRFWGFCLVGLYILFMAVSLIIAKFSG, encoded by the exons ATGGCCTTCTCTCTTCCCCAGTCCCTCAAAACCACTgcactctccctctctctcctctccacactcctcttcttcctcctcaAATCCCAACCTCACACCCCTTCTTTTCCCACAATCCCTACCAGATCCCTTCTCACAAAACCAACCacatcatcaccatcaccaccaccttGCTCCAAATCCCACTCCAACACTTTCCTAAACTACTCTTGCCTATTCACCCAAAACCCATTTCTCTCcatcccttctctctctctcctcatcctcctcttcttctatATCCTCATCAAAACCGCCCAAGACCACTTCTCCATTGTAACTACCAAGCTAACTAACCAACTGAATCTCTCTCCAACTATTGGTGCTGTTACTCTTTTGGCCTTAGGCAATGGCGCCCCTGATGTCTTCGCATCGGTGGCCGCGGTCCGAGGTGGCCAGTACCGAACTGGGTTCGGAGCAATACTCTCTGCGGGGACCTTTGTCTCTGCTTTTGTTGTTGGTTTCGTGGCAATCTACGCCGCACCCTTTTCGTTAAACCCCGTGACTTTTGTGAGGGACGTGTTGTTTTACTTGGTGGCGGCATTGTTTTTGTTCTATGTGTATCTTAGTGCCGAGATTTTTCTGTGGCAGGCTGTTGGGTTTGTTGggttttatgtgttttttgttgGGATTGTGTTTTGGATGGATTTTGGATTGGGTGGAGGGAGGAGGAAGGTTGGGGCTGAGGTGGGTTTGGTTGGGGAAGGTGAGGTGGAGAAGGGTTTGGTTGAAGAAGACTGTGAGATCGGAGAGGTTTCGAAGAATTTGGAGGAAGTGAAGCCGAGGTTCGGGTTCTGTCGAGCTCTTGGAATG ATCTCAAAAGTATGGGAACTTCCTGTCATGTTTCTATTAAAGCTCACTATTCCTCAAACCACACCTTCAGAATGGAGCAGATTCTATGCATCAGCAAATATTGTTCTTTGCCCCCTAGCTCTTTTATATGCTTGCAATTCATTCATGCCATTTGATCATCCAATTGTTTTTCTCCTTCCACAAACCCATTTCCCTCTCTGGTTTATATTACTATTTGCTAGCTCCTCGCTTGCAGTGCTTCACTTCATAATAGAAAAAGAGCCCCCAAAAACTGAGCAGATACCTGTGCTGCTCATAGCATTTGTCATGAGTGTGTTCTGGATATCCACTATTGCTGGGGAATTGCTGAACTGCCTTGAAGCACTTGGATCACTTCTTGAATTGCCGCCAGCACTTCTTGGGCTCACAGTACTTGCATGGGGAAATTCAGTGGGGGATCTAGTTGCCGATGTGGCAGTTGCCAAAGCTGGTCAGCCTGCAATGGCCATGGCTGGTTGCTTTGCTGGGCCAATGTTTAACATGCTTGTTGGGCTTGGAACAGCTTTGGTGATACAAACTGCCGATGTTTATCCAAATGCTTATGAGCTCCATTTTCATTTGGGAATTGTGACTGCATTTGTCTTCCTGTTACTGAGCTTGATGGGGTCTCTACTGGTGATTATTTGGTACAGATTCCGGGTGCCTAGGTTTTGGGGGTTTTGTCTTGTTGGTCTGTATATTCTTTTCATGGCCGTTAGCTTAATAATTGCCAAGTTTTCTGGGTGA
- the LOC142627791 gene encoding calcium-transporting ATPase 12, plasma membrane-type-like, protein MPQIQTIVIANVAMSSLSLQQHSKIAICDQEIRLNSKTHKKRWRLAYMAIFFTRVLVSLYREVANKNGPLLGTLSYVAIEVQPVDEDSLSDNSISFLDGDREKLRRERVSESSRQCKVLDKNGPLLPTLSFVAIDVQPIHADSLNAKPVSFLNVDRQKLDDMVRDKNSELLKQFGGVKELVSLLETDVKDGIKGDESDLILRQNVFTTNRYQKLPPKGFPSFVLFEVFEDKTICILLVCALLSLVFGIRKNGFKDGWYGGGSIVVDIVLVVLVSAVSKFEQSRQFEKHSTKSSDIRVEVVRDERHQHISIFEVVVGDIVCLEIGDQIPADGLFLEGYSLKVDESSITGESHHIQIDERNPFLLSGTKVMDGFGFMVVTSVGMNTAWGKMMSSTSSDFNEEMQLQARLSKITSYTGKVGLVVAALVFAVLLIQYFKGNTANNRKTKFVDVMNSMVGIVAAAVTISMVAIPEGSPMAVTLAYSMKCLMANNVLVRKLSACETLGSVTTVCTSKTGVLTLNEVRLTEFWLGKEEVKKAVKDNTSLDISDDLLKLLQQAFGLNTAGTVHKPHSTSLPEIFGSPTEKAILSWAVFDLGMNIEEVKQNHKIIHVEAFNSEKMRSGVLVERNNEKKIHTHWKGAAEMILAMCSTYYDRAGVLKVMDEEKALQLGTIIKNMGEKCLQCIAFAHKEVVEESGQVIEKLEENGLTLLGLVGLKNPCQPGIRTAVESCTTAGVNIKMITGDNVHTARAIAFECGILNPEEGLDSEAVVEGVQFRDYSLEERKEKIDKIRVMARSSPSDKLLMVQCLKEKGHMVAVTGDGTDDAPALKEADIGLSMGIQGTEVAKETSDIVILDDNFISVVTVLRWGRCIYSNIQKFIQFQLTLSITVLVINFATAVSSGEVPLAAVHTLGALALVTEKPIEDLMKKPPVGQSEPLITNIMWRNLIAQALYQVTILLVLQFKGGFIFGLDEKVKSTLIFNTFVLCQLFNEFNARKLEEKNIFEGLLKNKLFLATIGLTIVHQLVMVEFLNRFANTKRLDWGQWGACIVLAAFSWPICWLVKCIPVSGKQLANQRDSAS, encoded by the coding sequence ATGCCCCAGATCCAAACGATAGTTATAGCAAATGTTGCCATGTCTTCTTTGAGCCTTCAACAACATAGCAAGATAGCCATTTGTGATCAAGAAATCAGGTTGAACTCCAAAACTCACAAGAAGAGATGGAGGTTGGCTTACATGGCCATATTTTTCACCAGGGTTCTTGTTTCTTTGTACAGGGAAGTTGCTAACAAGAATGGCCCTCTCTTGGGCACTCTCTCTTATGTTGCCATTGAAGTGCAGCCCGTAGATGAGGACTCTCTGAGTGACAATTCCATTTCATTTCTCGATGGTGATCGGGAAAAGCTAAGAAGGGAGAGAGTTTCTGAGTCCTCGAGGCAGTGTAAAGTTCTTGACAAGAATGGCCCTCTCTTGCCTACCCTCTCTTTTGTTGCCATTGATGTGCAGCCTATCCATGCGGACTCTCTAAATGCCAAACCTGTTTCGTTTCTAAATGTTGATCGGCAAAAGCTTGATGACATGGTAAGGGATAAAAATTCTGAGCTTTTAAAGCAGTTTGGAGGGGTAAAAGAACTTGTTTCACTTCTTGAAACTGACGTAAAAGATGGTATAAAAGGTGATGAATCTGATCTTATTCTTAGGCAGAACGTTTTTACTACCAATAGATACCAAAAGCTACCTCCAAAAGGCTTTCCTAGCTTTGTGTTATTTGAAGTATTTGAAGATAAAACTATTTGTATACTTTTGGTATGTGCTTTACTCTCTCTCGTCTTTGGTATAAGAAAAAATGGATTCAAAGATGGGTGGTATGGTGGTGGCAGTATCGTTGTTGATATTGTTTTAGTTGTTCTTGTGTCAGCAGTGAGTAAATTTGAGCAATCAAGACAATTTGAGAAGCACTCAACAAAGAGTAGCGATATCAGAGTGGAAGTTGTGAGAGATGAGAGGCACCAGCATATATCAATCTTTGAGGTTGTTGTGGGTGATATTGTGTGCTTGGAGATTGGTGATCAGATTCCTGCAGATGGATTATTCTTAGAAGGGTATTCCTTGAAGGTGGATGAGTCTAGTATCACAGGTGAAAGCCATCACATTCAGATTGATGAAAGGAATCCCTTTTTGTTATCAGGCACAAAGGTGATGGATGGCTTTGGTTTCATGGTTGTGACTTCTGTGGGGATGAACACTGCATGGGGTAAGATGATGAGTTCAACAAGCTCTGACTTTAACGAGGAGATGCAACTGCAAGCACGCCTCAGCAAAATAACATCTTATACTGGGAAGGTTGGGTTGGTGGTGGCTGCGCTTGTTTTTGCTGTTTTGCTGATTCAATACTTCAAAGGGAACACTGCAAATAACAGAAAGACTAAGTTTGTTGACGTAATGAATTCAATGGTGGGAATTGTCGCTGCTGCTGTCACTATCAGCATGGTGGCTATTCCGGAGGGCTCACCTATGGCTGTTACTCTGGCTTATTCTATGAAGTGCTTGATGGCTAATAATGTATTAGTCAGAAAACTATCTGCTTGCGAGACATTGGGCTCAGTCACAACAGTCTGTACAAGCAAGACAGGCGTCCTTACACTAAACGAAGTGAGACTAACAGAGTTTTGGCTTGGAAAGGAAGAAGTGAAGAAAGCAGTGAAGGATAACACTTCTTTGGATATATCAGACGATCTTCTTAAACTACTGCAACAAGCTTTTGGTTTAAACACAGCTGGTACAGTTCACAAACCACATTCTACATCACTTCCTGAGATTTTTGGTAGCCCAACTGAGAAAGCAATACTTTCTTGGGCTGTGTTTGATTTGGGTATGAATATTGAAGAAGTAAAGCAGAATCATAAGATAATCCATGTAGAGGCTTTCAACTCAGAGAAAATGAGAAGTGGGGTTTTGGTGGAGAGGAACAATGAGAAGAAGATTCACACTCATTGGAAGGGAGCTGCTGAAATGATATTGGCCATGTGTTCAACTTATTATGACAGAGCAGGGGTGCTGAAAGTAATGGATGAGGAAAAAGCACTGCAACTTGGGACAATTATTAAGAATATGGGAGAAAAATGCCTGCAATGCATTGCGTTTGCCCACAAAGAAGTTGTAGAAGAAAGTGGACAGGTTATTGAGAAATTAGAAGAAAATGGACTAACATTATTAGGGTTAGTTGGCTTGAAAAATCCATGTCAGCCAGGAATCAGAACAGCTGTGGAATCTTGCACAACTGCTGGAGTGAATATCAAAATGATCACTGGTGACAATGTGCATACTGCAAGAGCTATAGCTTTTGAATGTGGGATTCTCAATCCTGAAGAGGGTTTGGACAGTGAAGCTGTAGTAGAAGGAGTACAATTCAGAGATTACTCActtgaagagagaaaagagaagattGATAAAATCCGTGTAATGGCCAGGTCATCCCCTTCTGACAAGCTTCTGATGGTACAGTGCTTGAAGGAGAAAGGCCATATGGTTGCAGTTACAGGTGATGGAACTGATGATGCACCTGCTCTAAAGGAAGCAGACATTGGACTTTCCATGGGGATCCAAGGAACAGAAGTGGCAAAAGAGACCTCAGATATAGTAATCTTAGATGACAATTTTATCTCTGTGGTGACAGTGTTGAGGTGGGGAAGGTGTATATATAGCAACATTCAAAAGTTCATTCAGTTTCAGCTCACGTTAAGCATCACTGTCCTTGTCATCAACTTTGCCACAGCTGTTTCTTCTGGTGAGGTCCCATTGGCTGCAGTGCACACATTGGGAGCTTTAGCATTGGTCACTGAGAAACCAATTGAAGATCTCATGAAAAAGCCACCTGTCGGTCAATCAGAACCTCTTATAACCAATATCATGTGGAGGAATCTGATTGCTCAGGCCTTGTATCAGGTAACAATCTTATTGGTTCTACAATTTAAGGGAGGATTCATTTTTGGTTTGGATGAGAAGGTTAAGAGCACTCTCATTTTCAATACTTTTGTCCTCTGCCAACTATTCAATGAATTTAATGCAAGGAAACTGGAGGAGAAGAATATATTTGAAGGGTTACTTAAAAACAAACTGTTTTTAGCAACCATTGGGCTAACCATAGTTCATCAACTGGTAATGGTAGAGTTTTTGAATAGGTTTGCCAATACTAAGAGATTGGATTGGGGGCAATGGGGTGCTTGCATTGTACTCGCAGCATTTTCATGGCCAATTTGTTGGCTCGTAAAGTGCATTCCAGTTTCAGGCAAGCAGTTGGCAAACCAAAGAGATTCTGCATCTTGA